In the Clarias gariepinus isolate MV-2021 ecotype Netherlands chromosome 10, CGAR_prim_01v2, whole genome shotgun sequence genome, atactgtacacttacaCTTGTGCCACctacctaatattgagtaggtcctccactcttttgccaccataacagtgatgcactgtgttctTACACCTTTcaatcacaaccagcattaaccttttcatcaatttgatctacagtaGTTTTGCTATTAAATCGTACTACACTGGCCAGCCTTtcctccccatgtgcatcaatcAATAAACCTTGGCAGCCTATAAGCGCGTCACCAGTTcattggttttcttttcttggatcacttttggtatgtcttGGCACTGCAACCTAACACAGGTTGGTCCTCACACAATCTGCAGTTTTGGAATTGCTTTGACCCAGTCCTCTAGGCATTAcagtttggcccttgtcaaagtcattcAAATCCTTATGCTGCTTCCAACATTAACTAGATTTAGGGGGGgaggggacctactcaatattaggtcataatgttatggttgatctgtgtttactgtatatttttgacTTTTACAGGAGAGTGAGTCAAAATTGATCCATTTTCTGCCTATagaatttatttaagaaaagctacaggtacaccctcagaccaccatcaaaaataagcaaataaaataatcccTGCACATCATCTTTTATACAAATCACAAGTGGGTCGTCTATTTCCGCTtgcactgcagttacaaatgaactgatgtaataTGTTCACACctacacagcagtgactggggagacagtagacTAGAATGGAAAGCACTGATAAGCACTgattgtatacacacacacacacccatctaTCATAACAGTAAAAATACTGGGGGGCGAAgtaaataacactgattatcttcTTATATTTACACCTGTATGATAGGCATTGAGTGTACAGTCAGTTCAGAAAAACGGGCAAGCACAAGGATACGAGAGACTTTACCAAGCATCACACTGCGATGGCTAAAAGGGGGGGGGTTTACACCATGCTAACACCTGTCCACTGTTTAAAGCTTATCCAATGGGCCACATGAACATCAGACCTTAGCCAAACAGCATGgaaagaaggtggcctggtatGGTGGATTATTTTTAGATGCCTGGGCATCACATATTGGGTTGATAGATGGCTCCATGATGCGCAATGGGAAGAAGGCATGTTGGCGATTACTGATGttctgggcaatgttctgctgggactTTCCAAATCCTGGTTCCTGTCATTCATATGGATGTTACTATGGCCTCTACCAAGGTCTATATCTGAGCATCTGTGctaacaagtctgatccatgaatACTCCAGCTCACAACTTAAGATCTGAAACCTAAAAGGAACTACCACTAACTCATTTGGTGCCAGATGCCATACCTTGCTAAATCAATTGAGTGTAACAAAAGACATATACAATATTAGgcagattattttattatagctGATCAAGGCATGTAatctcaattttatatataaatattgctTAATGGCCATGTACAACCTTTTCATAGCAAAACGAAACATTTAAAAGTGCGCAATGCATTGGATTACTTTTGTAATGTAGGGGATAGCAGCTTAGCATTTGTGCTCACATTCAAGTAAATAAAACTGATTCAGACATTTCGATAAAATCTTTTATTATCTAaacaaaagcacatttttcaaaacacattttaatccCCACTGAAAGTCCATCAACGCTGAAATTTTAAACTAGTCAGACATAGGAGTCCTGTGCGCATGTCCAACATCATAGTTCACAGTCCTTCACCTTCATAGCAGCAACTGTCCTgtcaaaatacaaaaacaatatttgaACGTTAGATTCTTCAATGCAAAAGATCAGCCTCAGTTCATGTGCAGAGTGTTATTCCTGAATTTCTTGATCTTCCAGTACAGGTTTCAGATCCAGACGTGAACTTACCACTGCTGCTTTAGCCTACAGCTTcctgtgtgtgggtgggggcaACTGCCTTCCAAAGACTGACCTTTATGAATAATGAGAAAAAAGCAGGAGGAAAAGTTAAATCAATCTATACAGACTTGGTTGAATAATGATAATTGGACATTTGAGATACATGGTACTCACTTGAAAACTTTCCAGCATCCACTTTTCAGAGTTTCAACCTGCTGGTCTCAAAACTGAGGAATTACCAAACCCCATCAGTTTTGTCATTTCTGCAGAAGGGGAAAAAGAAAGATGTTACTACATTAGCCTGTGAAAATAGCTTCTTAAATAAACTGCCCAACCCATTCAGTGATGAATCACCACCATCCCTTCAGGGCATTATAACTGCCATTAAGGCATGGCAGGTATAATGCGATCTTAGTTACTTGTTCACCCACACACTTCAACAGGCCAGACCAGGACTTGTTAGAAATGCTTAAAAAGCAATGAAGCCTTTACTGCTAAAGTGTAACAAATATCCAAGTCCTCACAGAATACCATAAAATGTATAGgaacacacacaagcataaCACCGAGATGATGAGGGAAGGGGAATTGATAAAGATGTAGTGTAAATAACTGAAGCCACAAACCTTGCTTAATAATGCTGATCTCCTTGCATTTGGTGTCATTAATATCTGGAACTAAGGAGCTAAGCCCCACACTCCGGTATGGCCTTAAACTGAAAATTGCCTAAAAATGTTGGATCAAGACAAACTAGAGACGAGTATAACCACAGCGTCACACAGAACCAGACAATATTCTAATTACCACCTCGATCATTCACATGATTAAGTTAATTCTGAGTACTATAGAAATGTTGCAAGTTAAATTGCATGCACGCTCGATCAACTAAAAAAATATTCCGATGTAAAGAGGTCAGTCATTCCAGGTGGATCCATACGATGTGATGTCTTATGTATAAAGTATTTCTACAAACCTGAAACCTGGCGTGAATATCCTATGGGCTTTCAGCTGGGTTTCTACAGCTCTGGCGTACTTCTGGAGAATCCAATGATGTAGTAGTGGACACAGCTAAGGTATAGATCCGCCTTATATGATGACTAAAAGTACTGGAACAAAGCTCTAaacatattttacagtaaagaCAACATATCCTTATTTAAAAGTTGGGGACATTTTACATTCCCCACTCATCTGTGTAGATATGGTCAGAGTGCAAAGAAACTTTGGGCTTGTGACCATGTAATGGAAGCACTAGGAGTTGCTGAGATGCGAGCTAAACTCACTGGTTTAGTCTACCAGCTTACAGAAAAGCTCATCTAGTGAAAGACATAATAGCTAATTGggtaagaacttttttttttattcatagaaATACATACAGCGTGCTTGGAACTggaataaacaatatttaatagcTTTAAGCAGTGATACAATGAGACATCATTTAAAGGAAGTCGACTTAATTATTTTACTCGAACAGGGAATAAACTAGACCAAAAGCTAAGAAACAAGTTCACTGTTAACATCTAGGACAATGTTCATAATAACCACTGAACTATTTAACATGGTGTTGATTGGAAGCTGCGCGTCTGTGTGCGATGAGCGGCCATAGGACACGTGACCTCTCAGGCGGGAGTCGCACCCAGCCTGCTTTAATCTGTTACTGAGCAACAAGCCTCGTTAAAACGACACTTAACATGGCTAGTTGATCGGAAAATGTCCCATGTTTAACACTTTtagttgtaaaaaagaaatacacaacATACAATACATGtactaaaaagaagaagaaaaaaaaacaggctaacAAAGCAAGTGTACTAATCTTAACTTAAttcaaaagacaaaaatatctcggttaaaaaaaaataaaaaatagttttacgACAGGTAAGTCTAAACCCTGCCACCATTTGTAGAGTCCTAAAATAAGGATCCGGAGTAAGAGTCCTATGTCTTGGTGAAATTCCGCCTAGTGCCTTAGGGAGGAGGATACGGTGATAAGATGGAGGTCTTAACTTGATCACTGTGTTGTAATTGTAAACGCCGTGTCTCCCTACACATTCAGCTAGGCCGGATTAGAGCGAAGTTTCTTGTGTAAGGATGTGCTAAATTCACTCGAGTCCTGGGGTGAGGAGGAACTTTACGCTATTTATAAAACCCACTCTTTAATACGGGCCTCCGTAACCCCCCCTGCCGCCGTAACCACCACCACCGCCGCCGCCACCGCGGGAGTAAGGAGCGCTGTTTCTGCCCGAGTAATTACCTTTCATGGGACCGTAGCCCGAGGCCTGCTGGCCGTAGCCGCTGCCAAAGTCATTGTAGCCGTTGCCACCGCCGTAGCCTCCCATTTGGTCCCCGTAGCCGCCCCCGTAGCCACCCCCATACCCGCCGCTGTAGCCACCTCCGTAGCCGCCGCCATACCCGCCGTCGTTTCCTCCGCCGTAGCCGCCGCCATAGTTGCCTCCATAGCCACCGCCTCTTCCGCCGCCGTAGCCATTTTGAGGTCTTCCCATGCCGCGTCCTCCTCGTCCTCCGCGTGCGCCACCGCCACGACCCCCGGCGCTCTGCATCTCCTGCTTGGTCAGGGCTTTCTTCACCTCCACTTTGTGGCCGTTGATGTTGTGAAATTTGAGCACAACAGCCTTATCGGCCGAGTCGTTGTCCTCGAAGTACACGAAGCCGAAGCCACGCTTCTTGCCGGTCTCTTTGTCCGTGATCACCTCGGCTTTCTCGACGGCACCGAACTGCGTAAAGCAGTCGACGAGATGCTGGTCCTCGATGTCGTCTTTAAGACCACCGACAAAGATTTTCTTGACCTTTGCGAGCGCTTCTGGCTTTCCCGCGTCTTCCCGAGCCACTGCTCTTTTCAGCTCCACGTTGTTGCCGTCCAGCACATGAGGCCTAGCGGCCATGGCGGCATCCGCTTCCTCTGGCATGGAGTAGGTCACAAAACCGAAACAGCGGGAGCGCTTTAGTTGCTGGTTTTGCACCACGACGCAGTCGGTCAAAGTTCCGAACTGCTCGAAATGCTTGCGGAGGCCTTCATCGGTGGTCTGGACATTCAGTCCACCAACAAAAAGCTTACAAAGCTGGTTCTCCATTTCCACTGAGCTTCTTGCTGTTCGTGAGCAGAGGATGTAAAATGGCGGCTGGAGCTCGGAATAAATGTCGGCGCCTGTTTGGGTGGAGCCATCAGTGGTGACGTAACGCGTTGCGCTGAACCTCCCCCCAATTCATCCCAGATTTATATTCGAAACAGAAACGCTACTATGTTCATATAGTATTTATAAATCCCGAGAAAtctaaatacaaatttattattttatctaaaaaaaagtgaacaaaaaaaacaaacacacctaAAAGGCGATTGATTATAAAATAGCAGTTTTGAATGCGCGTGGCCAGGTTTAACAAGATGGCGTACGCGCGTGCACGCCATGCTGCTTTCCTGCCCGTCGCCATAACTACATCTTCTGAACAAAAGCGCGACATCTTATTGCTGTATTTAAAGCGTTAAACGAAGACCGTGAGGTGTTTAACTGCACTGCCACAAACAAGTGAAGTTTATAACAGTTGCAATGATGTGAATTCAGATCTTAAAGAATAAAGACTACGCAAAGATCAGGCGCGATTTTTTCATTACCCCTATCATAAATGTGAATGAAAGAACGCCTCTTAGAATATCAAAGCATCTTAGTTTTGATTGCAAAATAATCAAATGAGTCTGTTTtatttgattgtgtgtgtaaagagaaTTCAGTAAAACGCTGCTTCTATAAGAAGCAGCTGGTTGGGTAGTGGGGGTTTTGTCTGAAGACAAAGGGGCAGAAATCAGCGTGATTGCCCCGAGCACGGTTTCGTGGTGGTGCGAACATCTGGCAGTATTCATGcagtgcgcatgcgcagtgcACATTACGACCATTACATCAAAAAATGGCGGCGGCCGTTGAGAATGTTGTTAAAGTGTGAGTtgatttacagatttttttttccacattaaaaCGAATATTCACTGGTTATCTGTATCTCAGAACTAAACGAGTTTACTCTCCAGTAATCAGAACGAAGTTATGTGTTAGTGAAAGAGAATCTAGTTAACTCAGTTTTCCGATTTAAAGCAGCAGCTTGCTAACCGTTTCCATTCATTGTTTTCCAAGGGGAAATATTAGCCTATTAGCTGTGTAGTTACTAACCATTGTTAGTGTACTTACTGTATTTAACCATTATGAGTTAAAAACACGTTTTATTCGCTGCATGGAGTTCTATCTTTTATAGTTGGTTTGTGTTGAACGCTTTCTTGCTGTAGCTATTGTTTGTTAGtggtgtgtttaaataaataatcagctaATTGGCGCCAAACTGCGACATACTAGTGCTTATTTCATGCTCTTTCCTCTTTTTGTCTTGCAATTTCcaaattttgttgtttttttgtgcgtTAGGATGGGGGAGCAGTATTACAAAGATGCCATGGAGCAGTGCCACAGCTACAATGCCCGGCTCTGTGCAGAGAGAAGCATCCTCATGCCCTTTCTTGACTCTCAGACTGGAGTGGCTCAGAGCAACTGCTACATCTGGATGGAGAAAAGGCACAGAAGTGCAGGTCTGATAcgcttttacattatttacccACATACTCCACCATATTGATGACCGtctctcactcattttctaATTTCGTTCTTTTCCTGTTACAAGGTGTAGCACCGGGGCAGCTTTACACATACCCTGCTCGCCGCTGGAGAAAGAAGCGAAGGGCGCATCCACCAGAGGACCCAGCTTTGGTTTTCCCCCCATTCAAAGCAGGTAATCCATCGTAGAATTGTATCTTATTGAAAAATTTACAAACACAACTCTCTTCCACTAACATTTATACTTTCTGTCATGAAGCTGAGATTGAATTGGGGTTGAAAAAAGATGGGATAGGACCCTTGGATGGAAGCAGCCTGGAGGCTTTGCTAAAAGGCGAACCCGTAGATAAGCGGACCGCGCCAGAGCTCAGGGGTCCAGAGGAAGACCAGAGTCTGGCAGACATCACAGGCTCCGCCGGGGCCAGTAGCCACAGTGGATCCACGCGTGTGAGAAAGGTATCTATTTGATGTGACATTCAACATCAAGCTAAGTTTGGATCAGGCAACCACTTATTCACTATTGAAGGTGAACAAGTGAATGTGGACATTAATTTCAGTCTATACTATGTGTTTTAAGTGATTTGCTCTCTGGACCAGTATACATATCACTTTACTTCTTATATTAAGTTTCAGATTGATGGGGGGGAGGGTACTGTATGTTGTCAAGTTTTCTTCTTCCAATGACTAGATTTATTTTGGAATAGCTTCTTATGAAAACAAGCAGATTTAACTGACTGTACTGATAACAATAAATGCATTAAGTTAATCAGCATTAAAATGGATAGATTATTTACACAACtgaaacatttaaattgttTCATATCACTTTCACACAAACCAGATTACAATCAATACCGGGTGTGGTTATAACTAATCAAGGGGtagtgtgaaaaacacccaaagactGTTTCAGAGtaatttagattgttttatgctaaagtttgtttgttttaatttgtcttTTCAGAGAATCCTGGAACCAGAAGACTACTTGGATGACCTGGACGATGaagattttgaggaggagactCCAAAAAGACGGAAAGGGAAATCTAAGGTAGCTGACACCAGACACAATGCAACCTGATTACAATTGACTGATAGAACAAATCTTTCAGAAACAACGAGatgtttttctgtgcttgttAGGGTCGTGGAGTTGGaaatgggaagaaaaaaagtgaagcGGCTGCAGCAGCTTTGGAAGATCGTGACAAACCATACGCCTGTGATAGTAAGGGTTTTTCTTCTTTCCCCTCTGGTATACTATACGGTTTGTGCATGCTAAGCCagattttttaacatgtatgcctgTGTGTCTAGTCTGTGGAAAACGCTATAAGAATAGACCAGGTCTGAGTTACCACTACACCCATTCTCACCTGgctgaagaagaaggagaagacaaagaagaagctgAGATTCACACTCCTGCACCACAGGAGGAAACCAAGAGTAAGTCAATTGGCCTCTTTGTCATGCATGTCCATTAATTAAGTCTACTCATACCAGCAGGAGTAAAAATTCCTTATTGAATCTTCCagttttcatttctgttttacTCGAGTCtagtattaaaataaagtgtactatagtatgaggggtgttcaagtcaaccaggacttgtgataaaatttcttgtgTTCAAAGTTGTAAAAccgatttacatttacagaagacagtatagtgatgagactcttagctgcaataaaaatttaaattgatcaaatattcatatataaaaaaggacatacatctgtgaatgacTATCCTGGGTGAGGCAGCtcagagctcactgcagtcgttctcTTGAGTGATCCTTAAAagtcaacagataacttgtcaccaacttgtggaagagaagGCATGTATGTCTGTGGAAGctgtgcacacaatcattcacaacattacaggaactcagcttgGAGTCATTGCCACATTCTCTGTATAGTCCTGCTCTTGCTCCAAttgattttctacatttttgggccattaaaggagtttttgggaggccagtgtttcagacaggAAGGAGGCAgactgatcatggctctggcgtgctgagaaaactttttattttgattgtatccaagcactaatgaaactttaggataagtgcattagtgaagcAGTGAATTATATCAATGGAATTTTAACTCTTGtgtattctgtacaatcaacaAATGCAGGGTTGACGTGAACACCCTTGGTACATTGGGTTGAACTAATCAATAACTCAGGAGCTTGGAACAAGCAGCTTTCAAGAATGACTGATGGTCTTTTTCTGACTTGGGGACAGAGGCATATGGAACTGAGCACAGTAATGCCTGAGCACAGTGAAgttcagaaggaaaaaaaaccagCGGTGTAACACTCCGGCTGCTTGCAGAATAactgcatttaaatataaaaaattaaataaatttcttgTAACACAGCAGCAGTAGCTGAGTGTTCAAGGCATTGGAATGGCTtgagtttaaatcccagcagGACTCGACTGTATCCTGTCTCAAATGTCACCCAAGGAAATGTTTCCAGCATTGGCCAAATTTTAGACTTTTCGTTTGGATGCAAAGAACCATTTACTACCTAATCATACATTCTTAATTTTGTCTGcattaatgcatttaattaGCCAActaatgcattattttattatgttctcTACCACTTTTAAGTCTAGTCAGTTTCTAGGCAAATATAACATAGATCTGGTGAGCACATTGGAGCTATTTACTCATGATTGCTCAtgaagacatttttatttatttttttaaaccagtgtCCTCTTTGTCCTTAGCTCCCAAGAAAGGTCCTAATGGCTTGGCACCGCCGAATGATTACTGTGATTTCTGCCTGGGTGACTCTAACATGAACCAGAAGACAGGCCAGTCCGAGGAGCTGGTGTCCTGCTCTGACTGTGGACGTTCAGGTATGGCACGTGCCCTTCAGACAACTATGTCACTTATTTCAGCACAAAGACTGTCTGCTATGCCTAGGTTGTTGGTTAGGTCCATTTCTGGTCTTTTGTAGCTTGTAATATATTTGACTTTGaggtttcccccccccccctcttttctCAGGCCATCCTTCTTGCCTGCAGTTCACAGCAGTGATGATGGCAGCCGTGAAAACATATCGCTGGCAGTGCATTGAATGCAAGTGCTGCAATGTTTGTGGCACCTCCGAGAACGATGTGAGTTCAGTAACCTCCTCAGACACCCTCATGTCTCACACTAGCATGTCTTGCATTCAGATGGTAACGTAGTGCAATAGGTCTGTTTGCACACGTTAATGTGCACAGCTGACTGTATCCTCTTCTGATTGTTCTAATTCAGGACCAGCTCTTATTCTGTGATGACTGCGATAGAGGATATCATATGTACTGCCTCACTCCTCCAATGTCCGACCCACCAGAAGGTAAATCACTTTAGACACTCTTCATTCGttcatttatttgcttgtttttaaaatagattGTTTGTTCTCTGTGTTTgctttctgtattttatttagttttaaggTTTATCACGGAAGataagttaataataattagataatataaaaaagaaaggaaggaagcacAATT is a window encoding:
- the dpf2l gene encoding D4, zinc and double PHD fingers family 2, like, which encodes MAAAVENVVKVMGEQYYKDAMEQCHSYNARLCAERSILMPFLDSQTGVAQSNCYIWMEKRHRSAGVAPGQLYTYPARRWRKKRRAHPPEDPALVFPPFKAAEIELGLKKDGIGPLDGSSLEALLKGEPVDKRTAPELRGPEEDQSLADITGSAGASSHSGSTRVRKRILEPEDYLDDLDDEDFEEETPKRRKGKSKGRGVGNGKKKSEAAAAALEDRDKPYACDICGKRYKNRPGLSYHYTHSHLAEEEGEDKEEAEIHTPAPQEETKTPKKGPNGLAPPNDYCDFCLGDSNMNQKTGQSEELVSCSDCGRSGHPSCLQFTAVMMAAVKTYRWQCIECKCCNVCGTSENDDQLLFCDDCDRGYHMYCLTPPMSDPPEGSWSCRLCLDLLKDKASIYQSQNPTVE
- the hnrnpa0a gene encoding heterogeneous nuclear ribonucleoprotein A0a isoform X2, encoding MENQLCKLFVGGLNVQTTDEGLRKHFEQFGTLTDCVVVQNQQLKRSRCFGFVTYSMPEEADAAMAARPHVLDGNNVELKRAVAREDAGKPEALAKVKKIFVGGLKDDIEDQHLVDCFTQFGAVEKAEVITDKETGKKRGFGFVYFEDNDSADKAVVLKFHNINGHKVEVKKALTKQEMQSAGGRGGGARGGRGGRGMGRPQNGYGGGRGGGYGGNYGGGYGGGNDGGYGGGYGGGYSGGYGGGYGGGYGDQMGGYGGGNGYNDFGSGYGQQASGYGPMKEMTKLMGFGNSSVLRPAG
- the hnrnpa0a gene encoding heterogeneous nuclear ribonucleoprotein A0a isoform X1; the protein is MENQLCKLFVGGLNVQTTDEGLRKHFEQFGTLTDCVVVQNQQLKRSRCFGFVTYSMPEEADAAMAARPHVLDGNNVELKRAVAREDAGKPEALAKVKKIFVGGLKDDIEDQHLVDCFTQFGAVEKAEVITDKETGKKRGFGFVYFEDNDSADKAVVLKFHNINGHKVEVKKALTKQEMQSAGGRGGGARGGRGGRGMGRPQNGYGGGRGGGYGGNYGGGYGGGNDGGYGGGYGGGYSGGYGGGYGGGYGDQMGGYGGGNGYNDFGSGYGQQASGYGPMKGNYSGRNSAPYSRGGGGGGGGYGGRGGYGGPY